A region from the Streptomyces sp. 3214.6 genome encodes:
- a CDS encoding toxin-antitoxin system, toxin component family protein, producing MDIAGARGRAARVASALRRVRTGPAMHELSAELSAAVRARPYRPSGVRDVCRALCEEMSARRGGRLVEVRFERFPDEIEVTGLWVEFQDFDLVIVEERAEAVQQLVILGHELWHMHAGHSHHHGPGTAAAARAFADRPGWRDAALSVAARDGSRQRDEAEADDFGHRLASAVRPLMSGAGAGGPLDPLQRAFGYRGHGGTTR from the coding sequence ATGGACATCGCGGGCGCGCGCGGAAGGGCAGCCCGGGTCGCCTCGGCCCTGCGGCGCGTGCGGACGGGACCGGCGATGCACGAGCTGAGCGCCGAGCTCTCCGCCGCGGTGCGGGCGCGCCCCTACAGACCGTCCGGGGTGCGGGACGTGTGCCGGGCGCTGTGCGAGGAGATGTCCGCGCGGCGCGGCGGGCGGCTCGTCGAGGTGCGGTTCGAGCGGTTTCCCGACGAGATCGAGGTGACCGGGCTGTGGGTGGAGTTCCAGGACTTCGACCTGGTCATCGTCGAGGAGCGTGCCGAGGCGGTGCAGCAACTCGTCATTCTCGGCCATGAGTTGTGGCACATGCACGCCGGACACAGCCACCACCACGGGCCCGGCACGGCCGCCGCCGCACGTGCCTTCGCCGACCGGCCCGGCTGGCGCGACGCGGCCCTGTCCGTCGCCGCCCGCGACGGCTCCCGCCAGCGGGACGAGGCCGAGGCCGACGACTTCGGCCACCGCCTGGCCTCCGCCGTCCGGCCCCTGATGTCCGGCGCGGGCGCCGGCGGTCCCCTCGATCCCCTGCAACGGGCGTTCGGCTACCGCGGCCACGGAGGGACGACCCGGTGA
- a CDS encoding arabinan endo-1,5-alpha-L-arabinosidase translates to MAVAATLLAILPNSAQAGVTYPDPQPITGQQIIHDPTVIHLKSGGYVAYSTGGVIGARRSKDRVRWDDAGNAFASPPSWWYEYNDTGDPWAPDISYRDGRYWLYYAVSSWGTNHSAIGVATSPSGLPGTWTDHGKVFTSETTDSWNAIDPAVVRADGRLWMTFGSYWTGIRMVELNPRTGKAIPGATVTHLATRPDAPYAVEGPYIVEHGRYYYLFASYDACCAGVNSTYKIKVGRSTKVTGPYVDSTGKPLLEGGGDLLLEGHGRFIGTGGESIFKDRGRDVLAYHYYDAEDGGTPKLGLNPLSWTKTGWPRLF, encoded by the coding sequence GTGGCCGTTGCCGCAACCCTGCTGGCCATCCTCCCCAACTCGGCGCAGGCGGGCGTCACGTACCCCGACCCACAGCCCATCACCGGCCAGCAGATCATCCACGACCCGACCGTCATCCACCTCAAGTCGGGCGGATACGTGGCCTATTCGACCGGCGGCGTCATCGGCGCCCGCCGCTCCAAGGACCGCGTCCGGTGGGACGATGCGGGCAACGCCTTCGCGTCGCCGCCGAGTTGGTGGTACGAGTACAACGACACCGGCGACCCCTGGGCCCCGGACATCTCCTACCGTGACGGCCGGTACTGGCTCTACTACGCCGTGTCGTCCTGGGGCACCAACCACAGCGCGATCGGCGTGGCCACGTCCCCGTCAGGCCTCCCCGGCACCTGGACGGACCACGGCAAGGTCTTCACCTCCGAGACGACGGACTCCTGGAACGCGATCGACCCGGCCGTCGTCCGCGCCGACGGCAGGCTGTGGATGACGTTCGGCTCGTACTGGACGGGCATCCGCATGGTCGAACTGAACCCGAGGACGGGCAAGGCGATCCCCGGAGCGACGGTCACCCACCTGGCGACCCGCCCGGACGCCCCGTACGCGGTCGAGGGCCCGTACATCGTCGAACACGGCCGCTACTACTACCTCTTCGCGTCCTACGACGCCTGTTGCGCGGGCGTGAACTCGACATACAAGATCAAGGTCGGCCGCTCGACGAAGGTGACGGGCCCGTACGTCGACAGCACGGGCAAGCCCCTGCTGGAGGGCGGCGGCGACCTGTTGCTGGAGGGCCACGGCCGTTTCATCGGCACCGGCGGAGAGTCGATCTTCAAGGACAGGGGAAGAGATGTCCTGGCGTACCACTACTACGACGCAGAGGACGGCGGGACGCCCAAGCTGGGGCTCAACCCCTTGAGCTGGACAAAAACGGGCTGGCCCAGGCTCTTTTAG
- a CDS encoding SMP-30/gluconolactonase/LRE family protein, whose amino-acid sequence MTTSYEVAVRAEATLGEGPTWDPATGRLLWLDILGARLHTYDPVTGGRTVRVTDQHVGAAKPRAGGGLVLNLRDGVGLLDPDDSFRWLHHEPVAGRRANDAAVAPDGSLWAGTMRYDEAPGGGTLSRLTGDGTADVVLDDVAVSNGTGWSPDGTLMYYVDSPTRRVDVFAYAADGRLSERRPLVEIEEGAGFPDGLTVDADGCVWVALWDGGAVRRYTPAGELDRVITLPTPRITACAFGGADLTDLYVTTARVGLDAPHPVAGSLLVIPGAGKGLAQPAFAG is encoded by the coding sequence ATGACGACGTCGTACGAAGTGGCCGTGCGGGCCGAGGCGACCCTCGGCGAGGGCCCGACCTGGGACCCGGCCACCGGCCGCCTGCTCTGGCTCGACATCCTGGGCGCCCGCCTGCACACCTACGACCCCGTGACGGGCGGGCGCACGGTCCGGGTGACCGACCAGCACGTGGGCGCGGCCAAGCCCCGCGCGGGCGGCGGCCTGGTCCTGAACCTGCGGGACGGCGTGGGCCTCCTCGACCCCGACGACAGCTTCCGCTGGCTGCACCACGAGCCGGTCGCGGGCCGCCGCGCCAACGACGCCGCCGTCGCCCCCGACGGCTCCCTGTGGGCGGGCACCATGCGCTACGACGAGGCGCCCGGTGGCGGCACCCTGTCCCGCCTCACCGGCGACGGCACGGCGGACGTCGTCCTCGACGACGTGGCGGTGAGCAACGGGACCGGCTGGAGCCCGGACGGCACGCTGATGTACTACGTCGACTCACCGACGCGCCGGGTCGACGTCTTCGCGTACGCGGCGGACGGGCGTCTCTCCGAGCGCCGTCCGCTCGTCGAGATCGAGGAGGGCGCCGGCTTCCCCGACGGCCTCACCGTCGACGCCGACGGCTGTGTGTGGGTGGCACTGTGGGACGGGGGAGCGGTACGCCGCTACACCCCGGCGGGCGAACTGGACCGCGTGATCACCCTGCCCACCCCGAGGATCACGGCCTGCGCGTTCGGCGGCGCCGACCTGACCGACCTGTACGTCACCACCGCCCGCGTGGGCCTGGACGCCCCGCATCCGGTGGCGGGGTCGCTGCTGGTGATACCGGGGGCGGGGAAGGGGCTCGCCCAGCCGGCGTTCGCAGGCTGA
- a CDS encoding IclR family transcriptional regulator, whose amino-acid sequence MGRLVPAVTRALDILELFLDGDGSLSAPDIVRKLQLPRTTVHELVTTLSARSYIVPVPGQPGRYRLGVRPYQLGSRYAEQLDLAAEGQQVARSVAETCDETVHVAILEGADVIYIAKVDSTHAVRMVSAAGRRLPAHCTSVGKMLLASLPEPELSARIPDDADLIRMTPNSITEPGALRQALAEIRERGVAVESRESNPDVSCVAAPVRDRTGQVVAALSISVPMIRWSDDRRVELEQLAAKGAAELSELLGYRSVA is encoded by the coding sequence GTGGGACGCCTCGTACCTGCCGTGACCCGAGCTCTCGACATTCTCGAGCTCTTCCTCGACGGGGACGGTTCGCTCTCCGCCCCCGACATAGTGCGCAAGCTCCAGCTTCCGCGCACCACCGTGCACGAACTCGTGACCACGCTCTCCGCGCGGTCCTACATCGTCCCCGTGCCCGGACAGCCCGGACGGTACCGTCTCGGCGTCCGCCCGTACCAGCTCGGCAGCCGCTACGCCGAGCAGCTCGACCTCGCCGCCGAGGGTCAGCAGGTCGCGCGGTCCGTCGCTGAAACGTGTGACGAGACGGTCCACGTCGCGATCCTCGAGGGCGCCGACGTCATCTACATCGCCAAGGTCGACTCCACCCACGCGGTCCGGATGGTCTCGGCCGCGGGCCGCCGCCTCCCCGCCCACTGCACCTCCGTCGGCAAGATGCTGCTGGCCTCGCTCCCCGAGCCGGAGCTCAGCGCGCGCATCCCCGACGACGCCGACCTCATCCGGATGACCCCCAACAGCATCACCGAGCCCGGCGCCCTGCGGCAGGCCCTGGCGGAGATCCGGGAGCGGGGCGTCGCGGTCGAGAGCCGCGAGTCCAACCCGGACGTCAGCTGCGTCGCCGCACCGGTCCGCGACCGCACCGGGCAGGTCGTCGCGGCCCTCTCCATCTCCGTCCCCATGATCCGCTGGAGCGACGACCGCCGGGTCGAGCTGGAGCAGCTCGCGGCGAAGGGCGCAGCGGAACTGTCCGAACTCCTCGGTTACCGGAGCGTGGCATGA
- the arfA gene encoding arabinosylfuranosidase ArfA yields the protein MRTARFTLDPAFTIGEVNPRLFGSFVEHLGRCVYTGIFEPDHPTADAEGLRQDVLDLVRELGVTAVRYPGGNFVSGYKWEDSVGPAEDRPRRLDLAWRSTETNRFGLSEYIDFLKKIGPQAEPMMALNLGTRGVAEALELQEYANHPEGTALSDLRVSHGDKDAFGIKLWCLGNEMDGPWQTGHKTAQEYGRIAAETARAMRQIDPGVELVACGSSSQSMPTFAAWEATVLEETYDLVDHISLHAYYQPEDGDVDSFLACAVDMESFIENVVATADHIGAKLKSKKKINLSFDEWNVWYISEWHAIENSGARDWAEAPRLLEDNYSVTDAVVFGSLLIGLLRHADRVTVACLAQLVNVIAPIMTEPGGPAWRQTTFFPFAQASRYGRGTVLDVRVDSPTYETRKYGETDLLHATAVRAEDGTVTVFAVNRSRTDALPLEVALNGLGLTNVVEHSVLADADPDARNTLADPERVAPHAAEGTALTAAGTLAATLEPLSWNVIRLA from the coding sequence ATGAGGACCGCCCGCTTCACCCTCGACCCCGCCTTCACCATCGGCGAAGTAAACCCCCGCCTCTTCGGCAGCTTCGTGGAACACCTAGGTCGCTGCGTCTACACCGGCATCTTCGAACCGGACCACCCCACCGCGGACGCGGAAGGCCTCCGCCAGGACGTCCTGGACCTGGTCCGCGAACTCGGCGTCACCGCCGTCCGCTACCCCGGCGGCAACTTCGTCTCGGGCTACAAGTGGGAAGACTCCGTCGGCCCCGCAGAGGACCGCCCCCGCCGCCTCGACCTCGCCTGGCGCTCCACCGAGACCAACCGCTTCGGCCTCTCCGAGTACATCGACTTTCTGAAGAAGATCGGCCCCCAGGCCGAGCCCATGATGGCCCTCAACCTCGGCACCCGGGGCGTCGCCGAGGCGCTCGAACTCCAGGAGTACGCCAACCACCCCGAGGGCACCGCCCTCTCCGACCTCCGTGTCTCCCACGGCGACAAGGACGCCTTCGGCATCAAGTTGTGGTGCCTCGGCAACGAGATGGACGGCCCCTGGCAGACCGGCCACAAGACCGCCCAGGAGTACGGCCGGATCGCCGCCGAGACCGCCCGCGCGATGCGCCAGATCGACCCGGGCGTCGAACTCGTCGCCTGCGGCTCCTCCAGCCAGTCCATGCCGACCTTCGCCGCGTGGGAGGCGACGGTCCTGGAGGAGACGTACGACCTCGTTGACCACATCTCCCTGCACGCCTACTACCAGCCCGAAGACGGCGACGTCGACTCCTTCCTGGCCTGCGCCGTCGACATGGAGTCCTTCATCGAGAACGTGGTCGCCACCGCCGACCACATCGGCGCGAAGCTGAAGTCGAAGAAGAAGATCAACCTCTCCTTCGACGAGTGGAACGTCTGGTACATCTCGGAGTGGCACGCGATCGAGAACTCCGGCGCGCGGGACTGGGCGGAGGCCCCCCGCCTGCTGGAGGACAACTACAGCGTCACCGACGCCGTCGTCTTCGGTTCCCTCCTCATCGGGCTGCTCCGGCACGCCGACCGCGTCACCGTCGCCTGTCTCGCCCAGCTCGTCAACGTGATCGCGCCGATCATGACCGAGCCGGGCGGCCCGGCGTGGCGGCAGACGACGTTCTTCCCGTTCGCGCAGGCCTCGCGGTACGGCCGGGGCACGGTCCTCGACGTCCGGGTGGACTCGCCGACGTACGAGACGCGCAAGTACGGCGAGACGGATCTGCTGCACGCGACGGCCGTCCGCGCCGAGGACGGCACGGTCACCGTCTTCGCCGTCAACCGCAGCCGGACCGACGCGCTGCCCCTCGAAGTCGCCCTGAACGGCCTCGGCCTGACGAACGTCGTCGAGCACAGCGTGCTCGCCGACGCCGACCCGGACGCCCGCAACACCCTCGCCGACCCTGAGCGGGTCGCCCCGCACGCTGCCGAGGGAACGGCGTTGACGGCCGCCGGCACGCTGGCGGCGACACTGGAACCGCTGTCCTGGAACGTGATCAGACTGGCGTAG
- a CDS encoding MAB_1171c family putative transporter, producing MSHAPDSGELALDPAGLLGELYIPFWIPAAILTAALVIKLPTIVRLWRDPLLRAVGGLLLLACFVFVSAAPTTIAWTNRVTGVPNIAAPLVYSLLTAFCGSCLLLIIAWRNGLSDRTAATRRAMRWVLCLYTGVVVALWVLFALADAPVERVRDLDTYYASTPFMREEILSYLLAHTVAVLITSRLIWNWVRTDGLDAWLRWGLKSLGVGYGMNLIFDAAKLTAVVARWTGHDLDWLSTNLAPPVACLSAILIAVGFILPHAGQYLHERWRVRLAHHELRPLYTLMRTVNGSSTPFVLHATPELRLIRRETFIRDVLLPLARRIDEERRRRSYEAALALGFEPGRAKALAAAVAVQDAADAKGRAPDGDGTGDPDTTDLLQEIAAVSRALRDPDAIAAVRRQTAAALAPGAPGRSVDGRGTDDRSSDHRSTDDRSTDDRSTDDRSRERARP from the coding sequence GTGAGTCATGCCCCCGACTCCGGCGAACTGGCCCTCGACCCGGCCGGTCTCCTCGGCGAGCTCTACATCCCGTTCTGGATCCCCGCCGCGATCCTCACCGCCGCCCTGGTGATCAAGTTGCCCACCATCGTCAGGCTGTGGCGGGACCCCCTGCTGCGCGCCGTCGGCGGACTGCTGCTGCTCGCCTGCTTCGTGTTCGTGTCCGCCGCGCCCACCACGATCGCCTGGACCAACCGGGTCACGGGCGTGCCGAACATCGCGGCCCCCCTCGTCTACTCCCTGCTCACCGCGTTCTGCGGCTCCTGTCTGCTGCTGATCATCGCCTGGCGCAACGGCCTGTCCGACCGCACGGCGGCCACCCGCCGCGCCATGCGCTGGGTACTGTGCCTGTACACGGGCGTGGTCGTCGCGCTGTGGGTGCTGTTCGCCCTCGCGGACGCGCCGGTCGAACGGGTCCGGGACCTGGACACGTACTACGCCTCGACGCCCTTCATGCGCGAGGAGATCCTGTCCTACCTGCTCGCGCACACCGTGGCCGTCCTGATCACGTCCCGGCTGATCTGGAACTGGGTCCGCACCGACGGGCTCGACGCCTGGCTGCGCTGGGGTCTGAAGTCGCTGGGCGTCGGCTACGGGATGAACCTGATCTTCGACGCCGCGAAGCTCACCGCCGTGGTGGCCCGCTGGACCGGCCACGACCTGGACTGGCTGAGCACGAACCTGGCCCCGCCCGTCGCCTGCCTGTCCGCGATCCTGATCGCTGTCGGTTTCATCCTCCCGCACGCCGGCCAGTACCTGCACGAACGCTGGCGCGTGCGGCTCGCCCACCACGAACTGCGACCCCTGTACACGCTGATGCGGACCGTCAACGGCAGCAGCACCCCCTTCGTCCTGCACGCCACGCCCGAACTGCGCCTGATCCGCCGGGAGACGTTCATCCGCGACGTCCTGCTCCCGCTGGCCCGCCGCATCGACGAGGAGCGGCGGCGACGCTCGTACGAGGCCGCGCTGGCCCTCGGCTTCGAGCCCGGCCGCGCGAAGGCGCTCGCCGCCGCCGTGGCCGTCCAGGACGCGGCCGACGCCAAGGGACGCGCGCCGGACGGCGACGGCACGGGCGATCCCGACACCACGGACCTGCTCCAGGAGATCGCGGCCGTGTCCCGCGCCCTGCGCGACCCCGACGCCATCGCGGCGGTCCGCCGGCAGACAGCCGCCGCACTCGCGCCGGGTGCCCCCGGCCGGTCCGTGGACGGCCGCGGCACCGACGACCGCAGCAGTGACCACCGCAGCACCGATGACCGCAGCACCGATGACCGCAGCACCGATGACCGCAGCAGAGAGCGTGCCCGTCCATGA
- a CDS encoding carbohydrate ABC transporter permease, with product MTTAATTPKVKSRKPWTPSQIVLTLLGVAVSAVFVAPIAAALFTSLKSEAEAAEIPPHWLPKVWTVQAWKALWDTGNITNWFVNSLVVSILVTAIVVTVAALAGYGFARTEFKGKSVLMGVMMTGLMISPAVLGVPLFSTVQQLGMVDTYWGMILPQCAPAAMVYILYKFFQGIPRELEEAAFIDGAGRWRVFFTIVLPLSRPSLAAVGIFTFIASWNNFLWPYMVTNNPDLMTMPNGIATVMNSYGIQWAQLMAGGLMAGLPLIVVFVFFQRQIVAGVAHTGLAGQ from the coding sequence ATGACCACCGCCGCGACCACCCCGAAGGTCAAGTCCCGCAAGCCCTGGACGCCCAGCCAGATCGTCCTCACACTGCTCGGCGTCGCCGTCTCCGCCGTCTTCGTGGCGCCGATCGCCGCCGCCCTGTTCACCTCGCTCAAGTCCGAGGCCGAGGCGGCCGAGATCCCGCCGCACTGGCTGCCGAAGGTGTGGACGGTCCAGGCCTGGAAGGCCCTCTGGGACACCGGCAACATCACGAACTGGTTCGTCAACTCCCTCGTGGTGTCGATCCTGGTGACGGCCATCGTGGTCACCGTCGCCGCCCTCGCCGGATACGGTTTCGCCCGCACCGAGTTCAAGGGCAAGTCCGTCCTCATGGGCGTCATGATGACGGGCCTGATGATCTCCCCGGCCGTCCTCGGCGTGCCCCTCTTCAGCACCGTCCAGCAGCTGGGGATGGTCGACACCTACTGGGGCATGATCCTTCCGCAGTGCGCGCCCGCCGCGATGGTCTACATCCTCTACAAGTTCTTCCAGGGCATCCCGCGAGAACTGGAGGAGGCGGCGTTCATCGACGGCGCCGGCCGCTGGCGGGTCTTCTTCACCATCGTGCTCCCCCTCTCCCGCCCCTCCCTCGCCGCGGTCGGCATCTTCACCTTCATCGCCTCGTGGAACAACTTCCTGTGGCCGTACATGGTGACCAACAACCCCGACCTGATGACCATGCCGAACGGCATCGCGACCGTCATGAACTCCTACGGCATCCAGTGGGCGCAGCTCATGGCAGGCGGCCTCATGGCGGGCCTGCCGCTGATCGTCGTCTTCGTCTTCTTCCAGCGGCAGATCGTGGCGGGCGTCGCCCACACGGGATTGGCGGGCCAGTGA
- a CDS encoding carbohydrate ABC transporter permease: MTTSAQTVVAPARAKTAAATATLRRKQGFQHGGWFVAPFLLLFALFVIWPLLRGGYLSFTDANISGDGASFVGLDNYRDALNDQAMWDALGHSAYFTLLVVPCITVLAFLLAMLAHHIERGKWLWRLCFFAPFLLPSTVAANMWQWLFTQGIGLFNETFGLTTPWLTDKSYAMLAIVIQTLWWTVGFSFLLYLAALQGIPDHLYEAAKLDGANAWHRMVHITLPMLRHITGLVIALQVLASLQLFDQAVVMMDFSPGPELSTRSFVQYTLEQGFTSYRVGYASAMSIIFFVIIAAVALVRMALLRNREEGGR, from the coding sequence TTGACGACCAGTGCCCAGACCGTCGTCGCACCGGCGCGGGCGAAGACCGCCGCCGCCACCGCGACCCTGCGCCGTAAGCAGGGCTTCCAGCACGGGGGCTGGTTCGTCGCCCCGTTCCTGCTGCTGTTCGCGCTGTTCGTGATCTGGCCGCTGCTGCGCGGTGGCTACCTCAGCTTCACCGACGCCAACATCTCCGGCGACGGCGCGAGCTTCGTCGGCCTCGACAACTACCGCGATGCCCTCAACGACCAGGCGATGTGGGACGCGCTCGGCCACAGCGCGTACTTCACGCTGCTCGTCGTGCCGTGCATCACGGTCCTGGCCTTCCTGCTCGCGATGCTCGCCCACCACATCGAGCGCGGCAAGTGGCTGTGGCGGCTGTGCTTCTTCGCACCGTTCCTGCTGCCGTCGACGGTCGCCGCCAACATGTGGCAGTGGCTGTTCACCCAGGGGATCGGCCTGTTCAACGAGACCTTCGGGCTCACCACACCCTGGCTGACCGACAAGTCGTACGCGATGCTCGCCATCGTCATCCAGACGCTGTGGTGGACGGTCGGCTTCAGCTTCCTGCTGTACCTCGCCGCGCTCCAGGGCATCCCCGACCACCTCTACGAGGCCGCCAAACTGGACGGCGCGAACGCCTGGCACCGGATGGTGCACATCACCCTGCCGATGCTGCGCCACATCACCGGCCTGGTGATCGCGCTCCAGGTCCTCGCCTCGCTCCAGCTCTTCGACCAGGCCGTCGTGATGATGGACTTCAGCCCCGGACCCGAGCTCAGCACCCGCTCCTTCGTCCAGTACACCCTCGAACAGGGCTTCACCAGCTACCGCGTGGGCTACGCCTCCGCGATGTCCATCATCTTCTTCGTGATCATCGCGGCCGTCGCCCTCGTGCGGATGGCGCTGCTGCGCAACCGTGAGGAGGGCGGCCGATGA
- a CDS encoding FAD-dependent oxidoreductase: MSQRPTTAVVLGGSLAGMLAAAALASVADRVTVVERDELPVGPHPRKGLPQARHVHQLWSGGARAVEELLPGVTERLREAGAHRLPVTTDMVVLSPKGWYRRWAESHFMLLCGRDLLDATVRASVLAEPRVELTDRTEVLGLDGTDAAVAGVRVRTHDGTERTLAADLVVDATGRGSRAVQWLTDLGLPAPERREVDAGLAYASRLYRAPEATRDGFPVVNVMADPRTGEPGRAGVLLPIEDGCWLVTLIGTRGGQPSPDTADFDRYAREELRHPLVADLISRAEPLSEVAFTRTTANRRTFYERMPAWPENFAVLGDALAAYNPVYGHGMSVAAQGASALRDVVRRHGWGSPGLSRRIQKAMARPVSAAWDLAVGQDVFFPGATENGPTRRDRLVAAYVDRLTYTATGNGRVARTVTDVMSLERGAQVLLTPGMLAAAARGPLKPPLSGPPLTPQELKAAELE; the protein is encoded by the coding sequence ATGAGCCAACGCCCCACCACCGCCGTCGTCCTCGGCGGCTCTCTCGCCGGCATGCTCGCCGCCGCTGCCCTGGCCTCGGTCGCCGACCGGGTCACCGTGGTCGAGCGCGACGAGCTGCCCGTCGGCCCGCACCCCCGCAAGGGGCTGCCGCAGGCCCGGCACGTCCACCAGCTGTGGTCGGGCGGGGCGCGGGCCGTGGAGGAGCTGCTGCCGGGCGTCACGGAGCGGCTGCGGGAGGCCGGGGCACACCGGCTGCCCGTCACCACGGACATGGTCGTGCTGTCGCCGAAGGGGTGGTACCGGCGCTGGGCCGAGTCGCACTTCATGCTGCTGTGCGGCCGCGACCTGCTGGACGCGACGGTACGGGCGAGCGTCCTGGCCGAGCCCCGCGTCGAGTTGACCGACCGGACCGAGGTGCTCGGACTCGACGGCACGGACGCCGCCGTCGCCGGAGTCCGGGTCCGCACCCACGACGGCACCGAACGCACCCTCGCCGCCGACCTCGTCGTCGACGCCACCGGGCGCGGCTCCCGTGCCGTCCAGTGGCTGACGGACCTGGGCCTGCCCGCCCCGGAGCGGCGCGAGGTCGACGCGGGACTGGCCTACGCGAGCCGCCTCTACCGGGCGCCCGAGGCGACCCGCGACGGCTTCCCGGTCGTCAACGTGATGGCGGACCCGCGCACCGGCGAACCCGGCCGGGCGGGCGTCCTGCTGCCGATCGAGGACGGGTGCTGGCTGGTCACCCTGATCGGCACGCGTGGCGGCCAACCGTCGCCCGACACCGCCGACTTCGACCGGTACGCCCGCGAGGAGCTGCGGCACCCGCTCGTCGCCGACCTGATCTCCCGCGCCGAGCCGCTCTCCGAGGTGGCGTTCACCCGGACGACCGCCAACCGCCGCACCTTCTACGAGCGGATGCCGGCCTGGCCGGAGAACTTCGCCGTCCTCGGCGACGCGCTCGCCGCGTACAACCCGGTGTACGGGCACGGCATGTCGGTCGCCGCCCAGGGCGCGTCGGCCCTGCGGGACGTCGTACGGCGGCATGGCTGGGGTTCGCCAGGGCTGTCCCGGCGCATCCAGAAGGCGATGGCCCGGCCGGTCTCGGCGGCGTGGGACCTCGCGGTCGGGCAGGACGTGTTCTTCCCGGGCGCGACGGAGAACGGCCCCACCCGACGGGACCGCCTCGTCGCCGCGTACGTGGACCGGCTGACGTACACGGCCACGGGGAACGGGCGGGTCGCCAGGACGGTGACGGACGTGATGTCGCTGGAGCGAGGAGCGCAGGTGCTGCTGACGCCGGGCATGCTGGCGGCGGCGGCGCGTGGCCCGCTCAAGCCACCGCTGAGCGGGCCACCGCTGACGCCTCAGGAGCTGAAAGCGGCGGAACTGGAGTAG
- a CDS encoding extracellular solute-binding protein, giving the protein MGQPGLNRRHLLAAAGGLAVAGSLGFAALGTGADALASDAHTRVRYWNLFSGGDGANMIAMLDAFRGEHPDIDVKDSTLQWGNPFYTKLAMAAAGDRAPELGVMHMGRVAGFSPGRLLDPWDETLLAKYGIRREDYNPALWNRGVIDGKLYALPLDIHVQLCFYRKDVLKKADLLGDDGRMIPVTSTDEWFDVLKKAKQVQKKGLQTIGLWTNDQNFQWWFFVAFYTQLGGRWFSDGNTDVLFDVDKATQVLEFLRRHVTDGYVIPGAPTGEQFINGAPFTWEGNWSVPVFSGAKLDYGATPLPPVFGRQATHAESHAFVLPHQAGRGGATDEAAHELAAYVVTHALQWAAGGHIPAYTPTLSTAAYKKLTPQNEYVSAMNHQATEPKVWFAGSTGVLAQDLGPVVVSSTMGSAKPAAVAQRMKSHLTKLLASKNPMDGKTAAQGGALA; this is encoded by the coding sequence ATGGGACAACCTGGCCTGAATCGCAGGCACCTTCTCGCCGCAGCAGGCGGGTTGGCAGTGGCGGGCAGTCTCGGCTTCGCCGCCCTCGGCACCGGCGCCGACGCGCTCGCCTCCGACGCGCACACCCGGGTGCGGTACTGGAACCTCTTCAGCGGCGGCGACGGCGCCAACATGATCGCGATGCTGGACGCCTTCCGTGGCGAACACCCCGACATCGACGTGAAGGACTCCACCCTCCAGTGGGGCAACCCCTTCTACACCAAGCTCGCCATGGCCGCCGCGGGCGACCGCGCACCGGAACTCGGCGTCATGCACATGGGCCGGGTCGCGGGATTCTCGCCGGGACGGCTCCTGGACCCGTGGGACGAGACCCTCCTCGCCAAGTACGGCATACGCAGGGAGGACTACAACCCGGCGCTGTGGAACCGCGGTGTCATCGACGGCAAGCTCTACGCCCTGCCGCTCGACATCCACGTACAGCTCTGCTTCTACCGCAAGGACGTCCTGAAGAAGGCGGACCTGCTGGGCGACGACGGCCGGATGATCCCCGTCACCTCCACCGACGAGTGGTTCGACGTCCTGAAGAAGGCCAAGCAGGTCCAGAAGAAGGGCCTGCAGACCATCGGACTGTGGACCAACGACCAGAACTTCCAGTGGTGGTTCTTCGTCGCCTTCTACACCCAGCTCGGCGGCCGGTGGTTCAGCGACGGCAACACCGACGTCCTCTTCGACGTCGACAAGGCCACCCAGGTCCTGGAGTTCCTCCGTAGGCACGTCACCGACGGATACGTCATCCCGGGCGCGCCGACCGGCGAGCAGTTCATCAACGGCGCCCCCTTCACCTGGGAGGGCAACTGGTCCGTCCCGGTCTTCTCCGGCGCGAAGCTGGACTACGGCGCGACCCCGCTGCCGCCCGTCTTCGGCAGGCAGGCGACCCACGCCGAGTCGCACGCCTTCGTCCTGCCGCACCAGGCGGGCCGCGGCGGCGCCACCGACGAGGCCGCGCACGAGCTGGCCGCGTACGTCGTCACGCACGCCCTGCAGTGGGCGGCCGGCGGCCACATCCCCGCGTACACGCCGACGCTGTCCACGGCCGCCTACAAGAAGCTCACCCCGCAGAACGAGTACGTCTCGGCCATGAACCACCAGGCCACCGAGCCGAAGGTGTGGTTCGCGGGCTCCACCGGCGTCCTCGCGCAGGATCTCGGCCCCGTCGTCGTCTCCTCGACCATGGGCTCCGCGAAGCCGGCCGCCGTCGCACAGCGGATGAAGTCCCATCTCACCAAGCTCCTCGCCTCGAAGAACCCGATGGACGGCAAGACCGCCGCGCAGGGAGGTGCGCTCGCTTGA